A genomic window from Chanodichthys erythropterus isolate Z2021 chromosome 1, ASM2448905v1, whole genome shotgun sequence includes:
- the LOC137027868 gene encoding uncharacterized protein — protein sequence MEAADLLCDSLFCWLENRKECAEKLLELAQKLEKVHQGSKIAQGFGAAASVLSISGAVVAAVLTEGLASPVLVAAATGSTVVATKVSAIPTLVETGISWRTFKKVNKLIKEDEEVGKCIQKQLQDLKDMCGGAQLGDHDDELECEVTSQLMCALARRNKTHVSLDFLRGFNRATFFRHLTSGGLDPAEASHFIGQALNLISSPEITSSLKVSAKEMLKNIGQIGIKAAVKAGSKVRGATGLGLSLNDLIVKCKEIVKRKRVTEASKFLRDSAREIQKSQKKLKEQLDAMREIIQKLFRMKNLIKNLGEYSLSLTEDGQNIMAYIMGTCTDNTVVSWLQGVTHQIEFVNLLRFVLENFGSIPEDLTRPDGKHIDIVFVAHGSIVDQFMPAGGLVPTPNIRDTILYSPWNCLIDSRAAFGIAQGNIQVTDREFYNTSNELYYEPNPLPDHWNCMRRSLHDIPGILLSPVTPEERAWAFFHQFWMDRSMEIEDRIIIPYLVPQNMLNAFRQIPLYMFIFVTSFVLMLSGRTATVHLAACLGRAGSPPMPAEWRTQYAFTSDRTVMTMYMDDRYMNSMLFTALRSLFDSQVP from the exons ATGGAGGCAGCAGATCTCTTATGTGATTCGCTCTTCTGCTGGCTGGAAAACCGGAAGGAATGTGCAGAAAAGCTGTTGGAACTGGCACAAAAGCTGGAAAAAGTTCATCAGGGCAGCAAAATTGCTCAGGGTTTTGGAGCTGCCGCATCTGTGCTCTCAATATCTGGAGCAGTAGTTGCCGCTGTCCTCACAGAAGGTCTGGCCAGCCCTGTATTGGTTGCCGCAGCAACAGGAAGCACTGTAGTGGCCACTAAGGTCAGCGCTATTCCCACATTGGTAGAGACAGGTATCTCCTGGAGGACctttaaaaaagttaataaattaattaaagaaGATGAGGAGGTTGGGAAGTGCATTCAGAAGCAACTGCAAGATCTGAAGGACATGTGTGGAGGAGCACAGCTCGGGGATCATGATGATGAGTTGGAGTGTGAGGTGACCTCTCAACTGATGTGTGCTCTGGCCAGAAGGAATAAAACTCACGTATCCCTGGACTTTCTCAGAGGGTTCAACAGGGCCACGTTCTTTCGTCACCTAACATCAGGTGGACTGGATCCAGCCGAGGCCTCGCACTTTATTGGCCAAGCTCTGAACCTCATTAGTTCCCCTGAGATCACGAGCAGCCTGAAGGTATCTGCCAAAGAAATGCTGAAGAACATTGGACAAATTGGCATTAAAGCTGCTGTTAAAGCAGGATCAAAG GTACGGGGTGCGACTGGTTTAGGCCTGTCTCTGAATGACCTGATTGTGAAATGTAAAGAAATAGTCAAGAGAAAACGGGTCACAGAGGCCAGCAAGTTCTTACGGGATTCAGCCAGAGAAATACAGAAAAGCCAAAAAAAGCTAAAGGAACAGCTGGATGCAATGCG CGAAATCATCCAAAAATTGTTCCGAATGAAGAACCTCATCAAGAACTTGGGGGAATATTCTCTCAGCCTGACTGAAGATGGACAGAACATAATGGCATATATCATGGGAACATGTACAGACAACACAGTTGTCTCCTGGCTTCAGGGAGTAACTCATCAGATTGAATTTGTAAATCTTCTACGATTTGTTTTGGAGAATTTTGGTTCCATTCCTGAGGATTTGACAAGGCCTGATGGAAAACACATAGACATTGTTTTTGTGGCTCATGGCTCAATTGTCGACCAATTTATGCCAGCAGGTGGCCTGGTGCCCACACCTAACATCAGAGACACCATTCTTTACTCTCCGTGGAACTGCTTAATTGATTCCCGTGCTGCATTTGGAATTGCTCAGGGGAACATTCAAGTGACAGACAGAGAGTTTTACAATACAAGCAATGAGCTTTACTATGAGCCGAACCCTTTGCCAGATCACTGGAATTGCATGCGAAGATCTCTCCACGACATCCCAGGGATCCTTCTATCCCCTGTAACCCCTGAAGAAAGAGCATGGGCCTTTTTTCACCAGTTTTGGATGGATAGAAGCATGGAAATAGAAGACCGTATTATTATTCCATATCTTGTCCCACAAAATATGTTAAACGCATTTAGACAGATCCCCCTGTACATGTTCATATTTGTAACATCATTTGTACTCATGCTCTCTGGTAGAACAGCTACTGTGCACCTGGCTGCTTGTTTGGGCCGTGCAGGAAGTCCACCAATGCCAGCAGAGTGGAGAACACAGTATGCCTTCACAAGTGATAGAACTGTTATGACTATGTACATGGATGATAGGTACATGAACTCTATGTTATTCACAGCCTTAAGATCACTGTTTGACAGTCAGGTACCGTAG
- the LOC137028119 gene encoding uncharacterized protein — MEAADLLCDSLFRWLENRKECADKLLELAQKLEKVHLGSNIAQGIGAAASVAAIISGASAAGVLTEGLALPLLVVTAEGGTAGATVSIASPLVEAGISRKTIKRVNKFIEEDEKVGKSIQKQLQDLKDQCGGAKLGAHADDQCGGAKLGAHADDQCGGAKLGAHADDQCGGAKLGAHADDQCGGAKLGAHADDQCGGAKLGAHADDQCGGAKLGAHADDQCGGAKLGAHADDQCGGAKLGAHADDQCGGAKLGDHADKLECEVVTQLMCALARRDNTHVPLDFLRGFDRATFFHHMTPGGLAPAKASRFIGQSLNLDRVPVIKSSLKVLDAIGLDRSLSNLIVTCEEMVKRKRVTEASKFLRDSARDILEGQQELKEQLDAMHEIIQKLFRLKNLIKDLGGYSLSLTEHAQNVITHIIKTYTDPRVLSWLQGIPHQIEFVNLLRFVMENFGPIIEDLTRSGGVHKDIVIVAHGSIVDQFMPAVGLVPLPNITDTILYSPWNCSIDAYAAFGIARGLIDMTNRQFYNMRNRVYCDPYPLPQHWNSMRESLHNIPGILLSPLTPEDNAWICFNHLLNSGVLFRERRVIIPYLVPQDQVKAFGEIPLFILIFATSIILMIFGKTATVHLAACLGHAGSPEEWRTQYAYTLSDPVCMTMSMNDIRPITSRLLDALRSMFDRNHS, encoded by the exons ATGGAGGCAGCAGATCTCTTATGTGATTCGCTCTTCCGCTGGCTGGAAAACCGGAAGGAATGTGCAGATAAGCTGTTGGAACTGGCACAAAAGCTGGAAAAAGTTCATCTGGGCAGCAACATTGCTCAGGGTATTGGAGCTGCCGCATCTGTGGCCGCAATAATATCTGGAGCATCAGCTGCTGGTGTCCTCACAGAAGGTCTGGCCCTCCCTCTATTGGTTGTCACAGCAGAAGGAGGCACTGCGGGCGCTACAGTCAGCATTGCTTCCCCATTGGTAGAGGCAGGTATCTCCAGGAAGACCATTAAAAGAGTTAATAAATTCATTGAAGAAGATGAGAAGGTTGGGAAGAGCATTCAGAAGCAACTGCAAGATCTGAAGGACCAATGTGGAGGAGCAAAGCTCGGGGCTCATGCTGATGACCAGTGTGGAGGAGCAAAGCTCGGGGCTCATGCTGATGACCAGTGTGGAGGAGCAAAGCTCGGGGCTCATGCTGATGACCAGTGTGGAGGAGCAAAGCTCGGGGCTCATGCTGATGACCAGTGTGGAGGAGCAAAGCTCGGGGCTCATGCTGATGACCAGTGTGGAGGAGCAAAGCTCGGGGCTCATGCTGATGACCAGTGTGGAGGAGCAAAGCTCGGGGCTCATGCTGATGACCAGTGTGGAGGAGCAAAGCTCGGGGCTCATGCTGATGACCAGTGTGGAGGAGCAAAGCTCGGGGCTCATGCTGATGACCAGTGTGGAGGAGCAAAGCTCGGGGATCATGCTGATAAGTTGGAGTGTGAGGTGGTCACTCAACTGATGTGTGCTCTGGCCAGAAGGGATAATACTCACGTACCCCTGGACTTTCTGAGAGGTTTTGACAGGGCCACGTTCTTTCATCACATGACACCAGGTGGACTGGCTCCAGCCAAGGCCTCGCGCTTTATTGGTCAATCTCTGAACCTCGATCGTGTCCCTGTGATCAAGAGTAGCCTGAAG GTTCTGGATGCGATCGGTTTAGACAGGTCTCTGAGCAACTTGATTGTGACGTGTGAAGAAATGGTCAAGAGAAAACGGGTCACGGAGGCCAGCAAGTTCCTACGGGATTCAGCCAGAGATATACTGGAAGGCCAACAAGAGCTAAAGGAACAGCTGGATGCAATGCA TGAAATCATCCAAAAATTGTTCCGACTGAAGAACCTCATCAAGGACTTGGGGGGATATTCTCTCAGCCTGACTGAACATGCACAGAACGTAATTACTCatattataaaaacatataCAGACCCCAGGGTTCTCTCCTGGCTTCAGGGAATACCTCATCAGATTGAATTTGTGAATCTACTAAGATTTGTTATGGAGAATTTTGGTCCTATTATAGAGGATTTGACAAGGTCTGGCGGAGTTCACAAAGACATTGTGATTGTGGCTCATGGCTCAATTGTCGACCAATTTATGCCAGCAGTTGGCCTGGTTCCCTTACCTAACATCACAGACACCATTCTTTACTCTCCGTGGAACTGCAGCATTGATGCCTACGCTGCATTTGGTATTGCTCGGGGGTTAATTGACATGACAAACAGACAGTTTTACAATATGAGAAATAGGGTTTACTGTGACCCGTACCCTTTGCCACAACACTGGAATAGCATGCGAGAATCTCTCCACAACATCCCAGGGATCCTTCTATCCCCTTTGACCCCTGAAGATAATGCATGGATCTGTTTTAACCATCTTTTGAACAGTGGAGTCTTGTTCAGAGAAAGACGTGTTATTATTCCATATCTTGTCCCACAAGATCAGGTAAAGGCATTTGGAGAGATCCCCCTGTTCATATTAATATTTGCGACATCAATCATACTCATGATCTTTGGTAAAACAGCTACTGTGCACCTGGCTGCTTGTTTGGGCCATGCAGGAAGTCCAGAAGAGTGGAGAACACAGTATGCCTACACTTTAAGTGATCCAGTCTGTATGACTATGAGCATGAATGATATTAGGCCCATTACCTCTAGGTTACTCGATGCCTTAAGATcaatgtttgacagaaaccaCAGCTAA